Proteins from one Mycobacterium sp. EPa45 genomic window:
- a CDS encoding polyribonucleotide nucleotidyltransferase — MSVAEIDEGVFESTAVIDNGSFGTRTVRFETGRLAQQAAGSVVAYLDDETMLLSATTASKTPKDHFDFFPLTIDVEERMYAAGRIPGSFFRREGRPSTDAILTCRLIDRPLRPTFVSGLRNEIQVVVTILSLDPKDLYDVLAINAASASTQISGLPFSGPVGGVRVALIDGQWVAFPTVEQLESAVFDMVVAGRKAGDDVAIMMVEAEATENVIELVAGGAGAPTEAVVAEGLEAAKPFIAALCDAQKALADKAAKPVADYPLFPDYQDDVYAAVAHVAGDSLAQALTIAGKHERDERTDEIKNEVLGELSETFAGREKEIGAAYRSLTKKLVRQRILTDHFRIDGRGVTDIRALSAEVAIIPRAHGSALFERGETQIMGVTTLDMVKMAQQIDSLGPETSKRYMHHYNFPPYSTGETGRVGSPKRREIGHGALAERALVPVLPSVEEFPYAIRQVSEALGSNGSTSMGSVCASTLSLLNAGVPLKAPVAGIAMGLVSDDVDGERRFVTLTDILGAEDAFGDMDFKCAGTKDFVTALQLDTKLDGIPSQVLAGALSQAKDARLTILEVMAEAIDAPDEMSPYAPRVTAIKVPIDKIGEIIGPKGKMINSITEETGASISIEDDGTVFVGATDGPSAQAAIDRINAIANPQLPKVGERFLGTVVKTTDFGAFVSLLPGRDGLVHISKLGRGKRIAKVEDVVKLGDKLRVEIADIDNRGKISLILVDEEGAAAPDDAPAPVDADAATASS, encoded by the coding sequence ATGTCTGTAGCTGAAATCGACGAAGGCGTATTCGAATCGACCGCCGTCATTGACAACGGGAGCTTCGGCACCCGCACCGTACGTTTCGAGACCGGCCGGCTTGCGCAGCAGGCCGCCGGCTCCGTTGTCGCCTACCTCGACGACGAGACCATGCTGCTGAGTGCGACCACCGCCAGCAAGACCCCCAAAGATCACTTCGACTTCTTCCCGCTCACGATCGACGTCGAGGAGCGGATGTACGCCGCCGGGCGTATCCCCGGGTCGTTCTTCCGCCGCGAAGGCCGTCCCTCCACCGACGCGATCCTGACCTGCCGGCTCATCGACCGTCCGCTGCGTCCGACCTTCGTCTCGGGCCTGCGCAACGAGATCCAGGTCGTGGTCACCATCCTGAGCCTGGACCCCAAAGATCTGTACGACGTGCTGGCGATCAACGCCGCGTCGGCGTCCACCCAGATTTCCGGTCTGCCGTTCTCCGGCCCGGTCGGCGGCGTGCGCGTCGCCCTGATCGACGGCCAGTGGGTTGCGTTCCCCACCGTCGAGCAGCTCGAATCCGCCGTGTTCGACATGGTCGTGGCGGGCCGCAAGGCCGGTGACGACGTCGCGATCATGATGGTCGAGGCCGAGGCCACCGAGAATGTGATCGAGCTGGTTGCCGGTGGCGCCGGCGCGCCCACCGAAGCCGTCGTGGCCGAGGGCCTCGAAGCCGCCAAGCCGTTCATCGCCGCACTGTGCGATGCACAGAAGGCGTTGGCGGACAAGGCTGCCAAGCCGGTCGCCGACTACCCGCTGTTCCCTGATTACCAGGACGACGTGTACGCGGCCGTTGCGCACGTGGCAGGCGACTCGCTTGCGCAGGCGCTCACCATCGCCGGCAAGCACGAGCGCGACGAGCGCACCGACGAGATCAAGAACGAGGTCCTCGGCGAGCTCAGCGAGACATTCGCCGGGCGCGAGAAGGAGATCGGCGCGGCCTACCGCTCGCTGACCAAGAAGCTTGTGCGCCAACGGATCCTGACCGACCACTTCCGCATCGACGGTCGCGGTGTCACCGACATCCGCGCCCTGTCGGCGGAGGTCGCCATCATCCCGCGGGCGCACGGCAGCGCGCTGTTCGAGCGTGGCGAGACCCAGATCATGGGTGTCACGACTCTCGACATGGTCAAGATGGCCCAGCAGATCGACTCACTGGGGCCGGAGACGTCAAAGCGCTACATGCATCACTACAACTTCCCGCCGTACTCGACCGGTGAGACCGGCCGGGTCGGCTCCCCGAAGCGCCGCGAGATCGGTCACGGGGCGCTTGCCGAGCGTGCGCTGGTTCCGGTGCTGCCGAGCGTCGAGGAGTTCCCGTACGCGATCCGCCAGGTGTCGGAAGCGTTGGGCTCCAACGGTTCCACCTCGATGGGCTCGGTGTGCGCCTCGACGCTGTCGCTGCTGAACGCCGGTGTGCCGCTGAAGGCGCCGGTGGCCGGTATCGCCATGGGTCTGGTCTCCGATGACGTCGACGGCGAGCGTCGCTTCGTCACCCTGACCGACATCCTCGGCGCCGAGGATGCCTTCGGCGACATGGACTTCAAGTGCGCGGGCACCAAGGACTTCGTCACCGCACTGCAGTTGGACACCAAGCTGGACGGCATCCCGTCGCAGGTGCTGGCCGGTGCGCTGTCGCAGGCCAAGGATGCGCGCCTGACGATCCTCGAGGTCATGGCCGAGGCCATCGACGCCCCGGACGAGATGAGCCCGTACGCACCGCGCGTCACGGCCATCAAGGTCCCGATCGACAAGATCGGCGAGATCATCGGCCCCAAGGGCAAGATGATCAACTCGATCACCGAGGAGACCGGCGCCTCGATCTCGATCGAGGACGACGGCACGGTGTTCGTCGGTGCGACCGACGGTCCGTCGGCGCAGGCGGCCATCGACCGCATCAACGCGATCGCCAACCCGCAGCTGCCCAAGGTCGGGGAGCGGTTCCTCGGAACCGTGGTCAAGACCACCGATTTCGGTGCTTTCGTATCGCTGCTGCCCGGCCGTGACGGCCTGGTCCACATCTCGAAGCTGGGTAGGGGCAAGCGGATCGCCAAGGTCGAGGATGTCGTCAAGCTCGGCGACAAGCTCCGTGTGGAGATCGCTGACATCGACAACCGCGGCAAGATCTCGCTGATCCTGGTGGACGAAGAGGGGGCAGCGGCTCCCGACGATGCACCGGCGCCCGTGGATGCCGATGCCGCGACTGCCAGCAGCTAG
- a CDS encoding pitrilysin family protein: MPRLPAASSGGQERSDTGINTAALRRGRRLNEAPVAVRRTVLSGGLRVVTEFVPSVRSASVGVWVNVGSRDEGPTVAGAAHFLEHLLFKATPTRTAVEIAQSVDAVGGELNAFTAKEHTCYYAHVLDDDLELAVDLVADVVLNGVCASQDVELERDVVLEEIAMRDDDPEDALGDVFLTAMFGDHPVGRPVIGSVDSVSGMTRSQLHSFHVRRYTPERMVVAVAGNVDHDEVVRLVRKHFGPHLVKGRRPLPPRKGTGRLTGAPSLELINRDAEQTHLALGVRVPGRNWPQRWALSVLNTALGGGLSSRLFQQIRENRGLAYSVYSSVDSFSDAGALSVYAACLPERFDEVVRLTTEVLEGVARDGITEAECRIAKGSIRGGLVLGLEDSASRMHRLGRSELNYGEYRSVASTLEHIDAVTLDQVNAVARQVLTKPFGAAVLGPHRSKRSLPQPLRTIRS; the protein is encoded by the coding sequence ATGCCGCGACTGCCAGCAGCTAGTTCCGGCGGGCAGGAGCGAAGCGACACGGGGATCAACACAGCTGCACTTCGCCGCGGCCGGCGGCTCAATGAGGCGCCGGTTGCGGTGCGGCGCACGGTCCTTTCCGGCGGGCTGCGGGTCGTCACCGAATTCGTGCCGTCGGTGCGGTCGGCCTCGGTAGGTGTCTGGGTCAACGTGGGTTCGCGCGATGAAGGCCCGACTGTTGCCGGTGCCGCGCACTTCCTCGAGCACCTGTTGTTCAAGGCGACCCCCACGCGCACGGCCGTCGAGATCGCTCAATCGGTCGACGCCGTCGGCGGTGAACTCAACGCGTTCACCGCCAAAGAACACACCTGTTACTACGCTCACGTTCTGGACGATGATCTCGAGCTGGCCGTCGATCTGGTGGCCGACGTAGTGCTCAACGGCGTGTGCGCATCCCAGGACGTCGAACTGGAACGCGATGTCGTCCTCGAAGAGATCGCGATGCGCGACGACGACCCCGAAGACGCACTCGGCGACGTGTTCCTGACCGCCATGTTCGGCGACCATCCTGTCGGGCGGCCCGTGATCGGCAGCGTCGACTCGGTCTCCGGGATGACCAGGTCGCAGCTGCACTCCTTCCACGTGCGCCGGTACACCCCGGAGCGGATGGTCGTGGCGGTAGCGGGCAATGTCGACCATGACGAGGTCGTTCGGTTGGTGCGCAAGCATTTCGGACCGCACTTGGTGAAAGGACGCCGACCGCTGCCGCCGCGCAAGGGCACCGGCCGGCTGACCGGCGCTCCCAGCCTGGAGTTGATCAACCGTGACGCCGAGCAGACCCATTTGGCGCTCGGGGTACGGGTGCCCGGTCGCAACTGGCCGCAGCGATGGGCCTTGTCGGTGCTCAACACCGCCCTGGGCGGCGGCCTGAGTTCCCGGCTGTTTCAGCAGATTCGGGAGAACCGCGGATTGGCCTATTCGGTGTACTCGTCTGTTGACAGTTTCTCGGACGCGGGAGCATTGTCGGTGTATGCGGCGTGTCTTCCCGAGCGGTTCGACGAGGTGGTGCGGTTGACCACCGAAGTCCTCGAGGGCGTGGCGCGCGACGGCATCACCGAAGCGGAGTGCCGGATCGCCAAGGGGTCTATCCGTGGCGGGCTGGTGCTGGGTCTGGAAGACTCCGCGTCGCGCATGCACCGTTTGGGCCGCAGCGAGCTGAACTACGGCGAGTACCGCAGCGTGGCCAGCACGTTGGAGCACATCGACGCGGTCACTCTCGACCAGGTCAACGCAGTGGCCCGCCAGGTGCTGACCAAGCCCTTCGGAGCCGCCGTCCTGGGCCCGCACAGATCCAAACGTTCTCTGCCACAGCCACTTCGGACGATCAGGAGTTAG
- a CDS encoding nitronate monooxygenase, with translation MSFRLQDLAVPILGAPMAGGPSTPALAAAVSNAGGLGFVAAGYLTADKFAEIIGGARALTSAPIGVNLFVPGPSAATPDALERYREQLAPLAEHYGAEIPQPHADDDAWQAKLDVVADAAPEVASFTFGCPSPEVIARLRDRGVLVAVTVTSLDEAGVAVAAGADALVVQGPEAGGHRGTFDPVARPGEDPLDSLLAAIVAAHDLPVIAAGGLSSAADVRRVLDGGAAAAQAGTAFLLADEAGTNAAHRGALTDANFTETVVTRAFSGRYARGLANNFTDRYDDVAPLGYPEVNQMTGPLRRAAVAAGDPHGTNLWAGTSWRQISAGSAADIVAALAGDAG, from the coding sequence GTGTCGTTTCGCCTGCAGGACTTGGCGGTACCCATTCTCGGTGCACCAATGGCAGGCGGTCCGAGCACGCCCGCCCTGGCGGCAGCGGTGTCCAACGCCGGCGGCCTGGGATTCGTGGCGGCCGGCTATCTGACTGCGGATAAATTCGCCGAGATCATCGGCGGAGCTCGGGCCCTGACCTCGGCGCCGATCGGCGTGAATCTCTTTGTGCCAGGCCCTTCGGCGGCGACTCCCGACGCGCTCGAGCGCTACCGCGAACAGCTGGCGCCGCTGGCCGAACACTACGGCGCTGAGATTCCGCAGCCGCACGCCGACGACGACGCCTGGCAGGCCAAACTCGACGTGGTCGCCGACGCCGCCCCGGAAGTCGCCTCGTTCACCTTCGGCTGCCCATCGCCCGAAGTCATTGCCCGGCTGCGTGATCGGGGCGTCCTGGTCGCAGTCACCGTTACCAGCCTGGACGAGGCGGGCGTGGCGGTAGCTGCCGGTGCCGACGCTCTGGTGGTGCAAGGCCCAGAGGCAGGCGGGCATCGGGGAACGTTCGATCCCGTCGCCCGGCCCGGCGAAGACCCGCTCGATTCACTGCTGGCCGCGATCGTCGCGGCGCACGACCTGCCGGTGATCGCCGCGGGCGGTCTTTCCAGCGCGGCGGATGTCCGTCGCGTGCTCGATGGCGGAGCCGCCGCGGCGCAGGCCGGCACCGCGTTCCTGCTGGCCGACGAGGCCGGCACCAACGCCGCCCATCGCGGCGCGCTGACCGATGCGAACTTCACCGAAACCGTGGTGACGCGGGCATTTTCGGGACGGTATGCGCGCGGGCTGGCCAACAACTTCACCGACCGCTATGACGATGTGGCGCCGCTGGGATATCCGGAGGTCAACCAGATGACCGGTCCTTTGCGTCGCGCCGCGGTCGCCGCCGGTGACCCGCACGGCACGAATCTGTGGGCGGGAACGTCGTGGCGGCAGATCAGCGCGGGCAGCGCCGCCGATATCGTCGCGGCATTGGCCGGTGACGCTGGATGA
- the bla gene encoding class A beta-lactamase yields MSLPRRRFLVAGAALTFVAACGSRTVPTHPTLSDPAEPLPPVGQRIAALEKRHNAVVGLYAQNLDSKTEVAYRDGDLFAMCSTFKAYLSARVLQKAQAGELLLTDSVLVEPADLKPNSPRTEPNVGQRMALSDLCAAALQVSDNTAANLLLRTIGGPPAITAFARSIGDDRSRLDRWEAELNSALPDDPRDTSTPRALGGGIARVLTGDVLDEPHRKQLEDWMRANTTSSMRGGLPPRWTTADKTGSGDYASTNDVGIAFGPNGEHVLLAIMTRTKSDDARAEPLRPLIAEVATLVLPEVTQPR; encoded by the coding sequence ATGAGTCTGCCGCGCCGACGATTTCTGGTAGCCGGTGCGGCGCTGACTTTCGTCGCGGCATGCGGTAGCAGGACGGTGCCCACGCATCCGACCCTCAGCGACCCGGCCGAGCCGCTGCCACCGGTCGGGCAGCGGATCGCCGCTCTGGAAAAGCGACACAACGCCGTCGTCGGCCTGTATGCGCAGAACCTCGATTCGAAAACCGAGGTGGCGTATCGCGACGGCGACCTGTTCGCGATGTGTTCGACGTTCAAGGCCTATCTCTCGGCCCGGGTGCTGCAGAAGGCTCAGGCGGGGGAGTTGCTGTTGACCGACAGCGTGCTGGTCGAGCCGGCGGATCTGAAGCCGAATTCCCCCCGCACCGAGCCGAATGTCGGTCAGCGGATGGCGCTTTCGGATCTGTGCGCGGCCGCTCTGCAGGTCAGCGACAACACCGCGGCGAACCTGTTGTTGCGCACCATCGGCGGGCCGCCGGCGATCACCGCGTTCGCCCGATCGATCGGTGATGATCGCAGCCGGCTGGACCGCTGGGAGGCCGAGCTGAACTCGGCCCTTCCGGACGATCCTCGCGACACCAGCACGCCCCGCGCACTTGGCGGCGGTATCGCGAGGGTGCTCACCGGTGATGTCCTCGACGAGCCGCACCGCAAACAGCTCGAAGACTGGATGCGGGCCAACACGACCTCGAGCATGCGAGGCGGTCTACCGCCGCGCTGGACGACGGCCGACAAGACCGGGTCCGGTGACTACGCCAGCACCAACGACGTCGGGATCGCATTCGGACCCAACGGCGAACACGTCCTGCTGGCGATCATGACCCGTACCAAGTCCGACGACGCGCGTGCCGAGCCGCTGCGCCCGCTCATCGCCGAGGTGGCGACTCTGGTGTTGCCGGAGGTCACACAGCCGCGATGA
- a CDS encoding VOC family protein, translating to MSDYAAPVGAPIWFDLMSSDPVRAADFYQQIFGWHLEGPANPEFGGYQNFTRNGKRVAGLIPPMGDGPANIWSVYLHTSDGTATVAAAEAAGATVMVPPMAVGDLGSMMVVADPAGAVIGFWQPGTHPGFTEWGEHGTPYWFECQSKDFETSVAFYQAVLGARIEEIGTGGDPEAVGPDRYGQVFVGESAYSGIMDAAKLFPAEVPSFWQVYITVDDVAATVKQAEALGAEILMPGEDTPYGTLAVIRDPLGALICLGHPPEGMSRP from the coding sequence GTGAGTGACTACGCCGCCCCCGTCGGGGCGCCTATCTGGTTCGACCTGATGAGCAGCGATCCCGTGCGCGCTGCGGATTTCTACCAGCAGATCTTCGGCTGGCACCTCGAGGGGCCGGCCAATCCGGAGTTCGGCGGCTATCAGAACTTCACCCGCAACGGTAAGCGGGTCGCGGGGCTGATCCCGCCGATGGGCGATGGCCCGGCCAACATCTGGTCGGTGTACTTGCACACCTCCGACGGCACTGCCACCGTCGCGGCCGCGGAGGCGGCAGGGGCGACGGTGATGGTGCCCCCGATGGCGGTCGGCGACCTGGGTTCGATGATGGTTGTCGCCGACCCGGCCGGCGCCGTCATCGGATTCTGGCAACCCGGCACACACCCGGGGTTCACGGAATGGGGTGAGCACGGCACGCCGTACTGGTTCGAATGCCAGAGCAAGGACTTCGAGACGTCAGTGGCGTTCTATCAAGCGGTTCTCGGCGCTCGGATTGAAGAGATCGGAACCGGTGGAGACCCGGAGGCCGTCGGGCCAGACCGTTATGGGCAGGTCTTCGTCGGGGAGAGTGCGTATTCGGGAATCATGGACGCGGCCAAGCTTTTTCCGGCCGAGGTGCCGTCGTTCTGGCAGGTATACATCACCGTCGACGATGTGGCCGCGACAGTCAAGCAGGCCGAGGCGCTGGGCGCGGAGATCTTGATGCCCGGGGAGGACACCCCCTACGGCACCCTCGCCGTGATCAGAGATCCGCTGGGCGCGCTGATCTGCCTAGGGCATCCGCCGGAGGGTATGTCCCGGCCCTGA
- the ald gene encoding alanine dehydrogenase has protein sequence MRVGIPTEIKNNEYRVAITPAGVSELVRRGHDVIVQAGAGEGSAIHDADFKAAGAQIINGAEQVWAEADLLLKVKEPIEAEYSRMRKDQTLFTYLHLAASRPCTDALLASGTTSIAYETVQTTGSDGSVALPLLAPMSEVAGRLSAQVGAYHLMRTQGGRGVLMGGVPGVAPAKVVVIGGGMAGDNAAAVAWGMGAHVTVFDLNINILRKIDAEYGGAIETRYSSRLDLEDAVKQADLVIGAVLVPGAKAPKLVTNATVAQMKPGAVLVDIAIDQGGCFEDSKPTTHDNPTFMVHDAVFYCVANMPGAVPRTSTYALTNATMPYVIKLADKGWRDACVSDPALAKGLSTHHGQLLNHEVAHDLDLAYTDPAGLLA, from the coding sequence ATGCGCGTCGGCATCCCGACGGAGATCAAGAACAACGAATACCGCGTCGCGATCACCCCGGCCGGCGTTTCCGAGCTGGTCCGCCGTGGCCACGACGTCATCGTCCAGGCCGGCGCCGGCGAAGGATCGGCCATCCACGACGCCGACTTCAAGGCAGCCGGTGCGCAGATCATCAACGGTGCCGAACAGGTGTGGGCCGAGGCCGACCTGCTGCTGAAGGTCAAGGAACCCATCGAGGCCGAGTACTCGCGCATGCGCAAGGACCAGACCCTCTTCACCTACCTGCACCTGGCGGCGTCGCGGCCGTGCACCGACGCCCTGCTCGCGTCGGGCACCACGTCGATCGCCTACGAGACGGTGCAGACCACCGGATCAGACGGGTCGGTGGCGCTTCCCCTCCTGGCTCCCATGAGCGAGGTGGCCGGCCGGCTTTCCGCACAGGTCGGCGCCTACCACTTGATGCGTACCCAGGGCGGTCGCGGTGTACTGATGGGCGGCGTTCCCGGCGTCGCCCCGGCGAAGGTCGTCGTGATCGGCGGCGGAATGGCCGGCGACAACGCCGCTGCCGTCGCCTGGGGTATGGGCGCACACGTCACCGTGTTCGACCTCAACATCAACATCCTGCGAAAGATCGACGCCGAATACGGTGGCGCCATCGAGACCCGGTACTCCTCGCGACTCGACCTCGAGGACGCCGTCAAGCAGGCCGACCTCGTCATCGGTGCCGTGCTGGTACCGGGCGCCAAGGCACCCAAACTGGTCACCAATGCGACTGTGGCACAGATGAAGCCGGGCGCGGTTCTGGTCGACATCGCCATCGACCAGGGCGGCTGCTTCGAGGACTCCAAGCCCACCACGCACGACAACCCGACCTTCATGGTGCACGACGCGGTGTTCTACTGCGTGGCCAACATGCCCGGCGCAGTCCCGCGCACGTCGACCTACGCACTGACCAACGCCACCATGCCCTACGTGATCAAGCTGGCCGACAAGGGTTGGCGGGACGCGTGCGTGTCCGACCCGGCTTTGGCCAAGGGCTTGTCGACCCACCACGGACAACTGCTCAACCACGAGGTCGCCCACGACCTGGATCTGGCCTACACCGATCCGGCCGGCCTGCTGGCCTGA
- a CDS encoding Lrp/AsnC family transcriptional regulator → MTEGSTTSAVRATPVPKDVRADLDDVDRRILAALHADARISNSALADAVGIAPSTCHGRVRRLQDIGVIRGFYTDIDPAAIGLSLQAMISVTLQANARGKILSFIQQIRRKPQVMDVYFLAGADDFIIHVAARDTDDLRSFVVENLNADADVSGTQTSLIFEHLRGAAPL, encoded by the coding sequence ATGACCGAAGGATCGACGACATCCGCTGTCCGCGCGACGCCTGTTCCGAAGGATGTTCGGGCCGACCTCGACGATGTCGATCGGCGGATCCTCGCGGCGCTGCATGCCGACGCGCGAATCTCCAACAGTGCGCTGGCCGACGCGGTCGGAATCGCGCCGTCGACCTGTCACGGCCGGGTACGTCGGCTGCAGGACATCGGGGTGATCCGCGGCTTCTACACCGATATCGATCCAGCCGCGATCGGGTTGTCGCTGCAAGCCATGATCTCGGTGACCCTGCAAGCCAACGCCCGCGGCAAGATTCTCAGCTTCATCCAGCAGATTCGGCGCAAGCCGCAGGTGATGGATGTCTACTTCCTGGCCGGCGCCGACGATTTCATCATTCACGTGGCCGCCCGTGACACCGATGACTTGCGGTCGTTCGTCGTCGAAAACCTCAACGCCGACGCCGATGTATCCGGCACGCAGACGTCGTTGATCTTCGAGCACCTGCGCGGCGCCGCACCGCTGTAG
- a CDS encoding HNH endonuclease signature motif containing protein — protein sequence MRSIDGVLATLGGDVEALATLDIEALSPPERFAVVEQLETLRRVLTAVSLAWVGRLERFEGCPPVGITLADVLRISPREAKRRIRDSEQLAPRRALTGEPLAPQLPATSTAWAAGQLDNEHLRVIQKFFRDLPDHVPPAEVEKAERSLAHKAAVLRPDQLEKVAHRLALHLNPDGTFSDEDRARRRGFVWCGGQGVDGMSVGRLVADPELRSELDAWFSKFAAPGVCNPADDNPTVDPSEELVQRDLRSHGQRRHDALKALVRGQLGNPKFGQHNGLPVTVIVSATLQDIQAKTGQAVTAGGTLLPMRDLIRMSAHAYHYLALFDGQDGRALWLGRTKRIASADQRIMLHAKDRGCTRPGCDAPGYHSAVHHATKDWKSGGATDVDDLTLACPPDNQLVETGGWTTRKRPDGTTEWIPPPGLPMLHGGTNDYHHPERLAGDDDAA from the coding sequence ATGCGTTCGATAGATGGGGTGCTGGCGACGCTCGGCGGTGACGTCGAGGCCCTGGCCACGCTTGATATCGAGGCGTTGTCTCCGCCCGAGCGGTTCGCGGTTGTGGAGCAGTTGGAGACGCTGCGGCGCGTGCTGACGGCGGTGTCCCTGGCCTGGGTGGGCCGACTGGAGCGATTCGAGGGCTGCCCCCCGGTGGGCATCACGCTGGCCGATGTACTGCGGATCAGTCCCCGGGAGGCCAAGCGGCGCATCCGCGATAGTGAGCAGCTGGCTCCGCGGCGGGCGTTGACCGGGGAACCGTTGGCACCGCAGTTGCCCGCGACCTCGACGGCGTGGGCAGCAGGGCAGCTCGACAACGAGCACCTGCGGGTCATCCAGAAGTTCTTCCGCGACCTGCCCGATCACGTGCCGCCCGCCGAGGTGGAGAAGGCCGAACGTTCATTGGCGCACAAGGCGGCGGTTCTGCGCCCGGACCAGCTGGAGAAAGTCGCCCACCGACTGGCCCTGCACCTGAACCCTGATGGCACGTTCTCGGATGAAGACCGGGCCCGCAGACGCGGATTCGTGTGGTGTGGCGGCCAAGGCGTTGATGGCATGAGCGTTGGCCGCCTGGTCGCCGACCCGGAGTTGCGCTCGGAACTCGACGCTTGGTTCTCGAAGTTCGCTGCCCCCGGTGTATGCAACCCCGCCGACGACAACCCGACGGTAGACCCGTCCGAGGAGCTGGTCCAACGGGATCTACGCAGCCATGGCCAACGCCGGCATGACGCTCTCAAAGCCCTGGTGCGCGGACAGCTCGGGAATCCGAAGTTCGGTCAGCACAACGGGTTACCCGTGACAGTCATCGTCTCGGCAACTCTGCAGGACATTCAAGCCAAGACCGGCCAGGCGGTGACCGCCGGGGGCACACTGCTGCCGATGCGGGACCTGATCCGCATGAGCGCACATGCCTACCATTACCTCGCGCTGTTCGACGGGCAGGATGGGCGCGCACTGTGGTTGGGCCGCACCAAACGCATCGCGTCCGCCGACCAACGAATCATGTTGCACGCCAAAGACCGCGGCTGCACCAGACCCGGGTGTGACGCACCCGGGTACCACAGCGCGGTGCACCACGCCACCAAGGACTGGAAAAGCGGTGGCGCAACCGACGTCGACGACCTCACGCTGGCCTGCCCACCCGACAACCAACTCGTCGAAACCGGCGGCTGGACCACCCGAAAACGCCCCGACGGCACCACCGAATGGATCCCGCCACCGGGGCTGCCGATGCTGCATGGCGGCACCAACGATTACCACCACCCCGAACGGCTGGCCGGGGATGACGACGCGGCCTGA
- a CDS encoding PE-PPE domain-containing protein produces MFKHVGLAAAMSAALIAAAPVSNAATVLTLEGGFVGMQHIWHFVPTQLQGDLCKSPNHCQPVDYFAFPVGTFTDQGATNVQQAIAALPADEQIVLFGHSQGGQVVYSDLRRFAADPANAPDPSRLTWVSIGNPENPYGGRRPKTESSTQPWLPPDTAYTGTEVIRQYDGWADWPDDTSNLLAVANAFAGMFSIHTDYRNVNLDDPSYSRFTPDVAGQPGNVTYVWVPTKTLPLIAWAGPFAPALDKQLRPIIEKAYHRPVDIVDPNAPSSAAIQPARSAAAPTRSAASSKRSAAKAATTAPTSRTKAKSSTASSARRH; encoded by the coding sequence ATGTTCAAACACGTTGGATTGGCCGCAGCAATGAGTGCCGCGTTGATCGCGGCAGCTCCGGTGAGCAACGCGGCAACAGTTCTCACCCTCGAGGGCGGCTTCGTCGGCATGCAGCATATTTGGCATTTTGTGCCGACACAGCTGCAGGGTGACCTGTGTAAGTCGCCCAATCACTGCCAGCCGGTCGACTATTTCGCGTTTCCTGTCGGCACGTTCACCGATCAGGGAGCAACAAACGTCCAGCAGGCCATCGCGGCGCTGCCCGCCGACGAGCAAATCGTGCTGTTCGGCCACAGCCAGGGTGGACAGGTTGTCTACTCCGATCTACGACGGTTTGCCGCCGACCCGGCCAACGCGCCGGACCCGAGCCGCCTGACCTGGGTGTCCATCGGCAACCCGGAGAATCCGTACGGCGGCCGGCGACCCAAGACCGAGAGCTCGACGCAACCGTGGCTGCCACCGGACACCGCCTACACGGGCACCGAGGTCATCCGGCAATACGACGGCTGGGCCGACTGGCCGGACGACACGTCCAATCTGCTTGCGGTGGCCAATGCGTTCGCCGGGATGTTCTCCATCCACACCGACTATCGCAACGTCAATCTCGACGACCCCAGTTACTCGCGTTTCACACCTGATGTGGCGGGGCAGCCCGGCAACGTCACGTATGTCTGGGTGCCGACCAAAACGCTGCCCTTGATCGCGTGGGCGGGCCCGTTCGCCCCAGCGTTGGACAAACAACTTCGGCCGATCATCGAGAAGGCCTATCACCGGCCGGTTGACATTGTCGATCCGAATGCTCCGTCGTCAGCCGCGATTCAACCGGCTCGGTCCGCCGCGGCACCGACGAGGTCGGCGGCGTCGAGCAAGCGCTCCGCCGCCAAGGCTGCCACCACCGCACCAACGAGCCGGACCAAGGCGAAATCCTCCACCGCGTCGTCCGCTCGTCGCCACTGA